Proteins from a genomic interval of Gossypium hirsutum isolate 1008001.06 chromosome A09, Gossypium_hirsutum_v2.1, whole genome shotgun sequence:
- the LOC107889035 gene encoding uncharacterized protein isoform X4, which translates to MTFRNMGYCGQGCLKAVSTSLTLLPAAHLACDFSWMIYLNETNQVSRSQFIGGYSGVPLIPVILSPDFSYGYSYGATYHHNSLAPRAFAPVGSNVDFPYVCSSCAAYYHNILALRAFVPVGMIAAMPSAAFALCGSVVAPGFLVDSSLFLGSNGVRQFNTNEFQISQVTLSPSFGNALPNVQAQNAGPPSAVSANVGRSERRSLGKRSREADRSRNAETSNASRRPRIAPNEHVEQENRPKKELQLFVDVVVPSSSSEASSSAEEEDPVDMDLSLHL; encoded by the exons CCTGACTCTGCTCCCTGCAGCACACCTGGCATGTGACTTCTCTTGGATGATCTACTTGAATGAAACGAACCAGGTAAGTAGGAGCCAGTTCATTGGCGGCTATTCCGGAGTTCCTCTAATTCCGGTTATCTTGTCTCCTGACTTCTCCTATGGCTACAGTTATGGTGCAACTTATCACCATAACAGTCTTGCTCCGCGAGCATTTGCTCCTGTTGGCAGCAATGTGGACTTCCCGTATGTCTGCAGTTCTTGTGCAGCTTATTACCATAACATTTTGGCTTTGAGAGCATTTGTTCCAGTTGGCATGATCGCAGCCATGCCTTCTGCTGCATTTGCTTTGTGCGGTAGTGTTGTAGCCCCTGGTTTTCTTGTAGATTCTTCTTTATTTTTGGGTTCAAATGGAGTTCGTCAGTTTAATACCAATGAATTTCAGATTAGCCAGGTTACTCTGTCACCATCCTTCGGAAACGCCTTGCCAAACGTTCAAGCTCAAAATGCTG GTCCCCCAAGCGCGGTTTCAGCTAATGTTGGTCGATCTGAGAGGAGAAGTTTGGGTAAGAGGTCCCGTGAAGCTGACAGATCCAGGAATGCTGAGACTTCAAATGCATCAAGAAGGCCCAGGATTGCTCCCAACGAACATGTGGAACAGGAGAATCGTCCTAAAAAAGAGCTTCAACTCTTCGTGGATGTTGTTGTTCCAAGTTCTTCATCCGAAGCTAGTTCCAGTGCCGAGGAGGAAGATCCGGTAGATATGGATTTGTCTCTCCATCTCTAG